One Phalacrocorax carbo chromosome 12, bPhaCar2.1, whole genome shotgun sequence genomic window carries:
- the ADRA2A gene encoding alpha-2A adrenergic receptor, with protein MFNLEHPFTEGGHFFSSMEYQRQLEEEEGYPPLGANGTFNDSGAGPGWGMPYPLHTTVTLISLAGLLMLFTVFGNVLVIIAVFTSRALKAPQNLFLVSLASADILVATLVIPFSLANEVMGYWYFGKVWCEIYLALDVLFCTSSIVHLCAISLDRYWSITQAIEYNLKRTPRRIKCIIFIVWVISAVISFPPLISIEKKSGQQADQGVAGCKINDEKWYIISSSIGSFFAPCLIMILVYVRIYQIAKRRTRVPPNKRAERPEKRQNGLADKEDLPATAQLNGEKAAGGSGRQEGEVNGIDMEETSSSEHQENNQCKKSERPSRGKTKTKLSQIKPGDSLPRKAEEERNTKGSRWRGRQNREKRFTFVLAVVIGVFVICWFPFFFTYTLTAVCKSCSVPDTLFKFFFWFGYCNSSLNPVIYTIFNHDFRRAFKRILCRIERKRIV; from the coding sequence ATGTTTAACCTGGAGCACCCGTTCACGGAGGGGGGCCACTTCTTCTCCTCCATGGAGTACCAgcggcagctggaggaggaggagggctaCCCACCTCTTGGTGCCAACGGGACCTTCAACGACAGCGGtgccgggccgggctggggcaTGCCGTACCCCCTACACACCACCGTCACCCTCATCAGCCTGGCGGGCTTGCTCATGCTCTTCACCGTCTTCGGCAACGTCCTGGTCATCATCGCTGTCTTCACCAGCCGGGCGCTCAAGGCCCCCCAGAACCTCTTCCTAGTCTCCTTAGCCTCCGCCGACATCCTGGTGGCCACGCTGGTCATCCCCTTCTCCCTGGCAAATGAGGTGATGGGGTACTGGTACTTTGGCAAGGTCTGGTGTGAGATCTACCTGGCCTTGGATGTGCTGTTCTGCACCTCCTCCATCGTGCACTTGTGTGCCATCAGCCTGGACCGTTACTGGTCCATCACACAAGCCATCGAGTACAACCTCAAACGTACCCCGCGCCGCATCAAATGCATCATCTTCATTGTCTGGGTCATCTCAGCTGTCATCTCCTTCCCGCCACTCATCTCCATTGAGAAGAAGAGTGGGCAGCAGGCTGACCAGGGGGTGGCAGGGTGCAAAATCAACGATGAGAAGTGGTACATCATCTCTTCTAGCATTGGCTCCTTCTTTGCCCCCTGCCTCATCATGATCCTGGTCTATGTGCGCATCTACCAGATAGCCAAGAGGCGAACCAGGGTACCGCCGAACAAGCGGGCAGAGCGCCCTGAGAAGAGGCAAAATGGCTTGGCCGACAAGGAGGACCTGCCAGCCACAGCCCAGCTCAAtggggagaaggcagcaggaggcagcggcaggcaggagggagaggtcAACGGTATAGACATGGAGGAGACCTCTTCCTCCGAGCACCAGGAGAATAACCAGTGTAAGAAGTCAGAGAGACCATCGAGGGGAAAGACCAAGACTAAGCTGAGCCAGATTAAGCCTGGGGACAGTTTGCCCAGGAAGGCGGAGGAGGAGAGGAACACCAAAGGGTCCCGGTGGAGGGGCAGGCAGAACCGGGAGAAGCGCTTCACCTTTGTGCTGGCGGTGGTGATCGGGGTCTTTGTCATCTGCTGGTTCCCCTTCTTCTTCACCTACACGCTGACGGCCGTCTGCAAGAGCTGCTCCGTGCCCGACACCCTCTTCAAGTTCTTCTTCTGGTTCGGTTACTGCAATAGCTCCTTGAACCCTGTCATCTATACCATTTTCAACCACGACTTCAGACGGGCCTTCAAAAGGATCCTCTGTAGGATAGAGAGGAAAAGGATTGTTTGA